A genome region from Bradyrhizobium commune includes the following:
- a CDS encoding cupin domain-containing protein gives MSNNFLRTVRVLASVALLATNIVTRPAAAAQPAGVTRTDLQRHDLSAPGREAVQVRVDLAPGIAFGRHTHPGEEIIYVLAGRMEYDVDGKPPVTLKAGDVLFIPAGTVHAAKNVGDVTASELATYIVEKDKPLLTLVK, from the coding sequence ATGAGCAACAATTTCCTGCGAACCGTGCGCGTGCTGGCGAGCGTTGCCTTGCTCGCCACCAACATCGTCACGCGGCCAGCCGCCGCAGCGCAGCCGGCCGGCGTCACCCGCACCGACCTCCAGCGCCACGACCTCAGCGCGCCCGGACGCGAAGCGGTGCAGGTCCGCGTCGACCTCGCACCGGGCATAGCCTTCGGCCGCCACACCCATCCGGGCGAAGAGATCATCTACGTGCTGGCCGGCCGCATGGAATACGACGTCGACGGCAAGCCGCCGGTGACGCTGAAGGCCGGCGACGTGCTGTTCATCCCGGCCGGAACCGTTCATGCCGCGAAGAACGTCGGCGACGTGACCGCGAGCGAGCTTGCGACCTATATCGTCGAGAAGGACAAGCCGCTGCTGACGCTGGTGAAGTGA
- a CDS encoding MmcQ/YjbR family DNA-binding protein, whose protein sequence is MTPKTFEARCLCLPAATKVVQWEGTSVFKVGGKMFALSGGLTASYMFKTSDMAYAMLIEQGAARPAPYLARAKWVQLVSNTALPDAALTAYLAQAHALIVARLTRKARKELGLG, encoded by the coding sequence ATGACTCCCAAGACCTTTGAAGCGCGCTGCCTTTGCCTTCCCGCCGCCACCAAGGTGGTGCAGTGGGAAGGCACCTCCGTGTTCAAGGTCGGCGGCAAGATGTTCGCGCTGAGCGGCGGCTTGACCGCAAGCTACATGTTCAAGACCTCGGATATGGCCTATGCGATGCTGATCGAGCAAGGCGCGGCGCGGCCGGCGCCGTATCTGGCACGGGCCAAATGGGTGCAGCTCGTCAGCAACACAGCGCTGCCCGATGCCGCGCTCACCGCCTATCTCGCGCAAGCCCATGCGCTGATCGTGGCAAGGCTGACGCGGAAGGCCCGCAAGGAGCTCGGGCTGGGCTAA
- a CDS encoding PadR family transcriptional regulator, protein MFGKHRDHRNFHFGHFAHFAMGRHGGRHRFGRGGHGFFGRGGDDFPGARRLSSQDLQLVILALLAEKPAHGYELIKIIEERSEGFYTPSPGVIYPALTYLEEVGHARVAQDGGRKLYSITPQGEAFLAEHRATADGILQALSRIGRRMDEVREAFAGISDLDADASDELHRARHNLKRALRAKHGSDTAEARRIAAILDRAAAEILGK, encoded by the coding sequence ATGTTTGGTAAGCACAGAGACCACAGAAACTTCCACTTTGGGCACTTCGCCCACTTCGCCATGGGCCGGCATGGCGGGCGGCATCGCTTCGGCCGCGGCGGACACGGCTTTTTCGGGCGCGGCGGCGACGACTTTCCGGGCGCGCGCCGGCTGTCCTCGCAGGACCTCCAGCTCGTGATCCTCGCGCTGCTCGCTGAGAAGCCGGCGCATGGCTACGAGCTGATCAAGATCATCGAGGAGCGCTCCGAGGGATTTTACACGCCGAGCCCCGGCGTGATCTATCCGGCGCTGACCTATCTCGAAGAGGTCGGCCACGCCCGTGTCGCGCAGGATGGCGGCAGAAAACTCTACAGCATCACGCCGCAGGGCGAGGCGTTTCTCGCCGAGCATCGCGCCACCGCCGACGGAATCCTTCAGGCGCTGTCGCGGATCGGCCGCCGCATGGACGAGGTGCGCGAGGCCTTTGCGGGCATCAGCGATCTCGATGCGGATGCCTCTGACGAGCTGCACCGCGCTCGCCACAATCTCAAACGCGCACTGCGTGCGAAGCACGGCAGCGATACCGCCGAGGCGCGCCGCATCGCCGCGATCCTGGATCGCGCGGCTGCGGAAATCCTGGGCAAGTGA
- a CDS encoding tautomerase family protein — translation MPFANIKVPQAALSTAQKQEIVHRVTAMFVDYFSEAARPHTMVLIEEVPDGGYGRADEVFVIPAPYRAKE, via the coding sequence ATGCCCTTTGCCAACATCAAGGTCCCGCAGGCTGCGCTGTCGACAGCGCAGAAGCAGGAGATCGTGCATCGCGTGACCGCGATGTTCGTCGATTACTTCAGCGAAGCGGCACGTCCCCACACGATGGTGCTGATCGAGGAAGTGCCCGACGGCGGCTATGGCCGCGCCGATGAAGTGTTCGTGATCCCCGCGCCGTACCGGGCCAAGGAGTGA
- a CDS encoding helix-turn-helix domain-containing GNAT family N-acetyltransferase, whose product MLDPVSRVRRFNRAVTSAVGALDTSFLGRGRPLGAARVLNAIGQGRSDVADIRDYLGLDSGLMSRLLRSLEDEGLIETETHEDDARRRVASLTRAGRREFAAYEALSNTQAEGFLARHAQREALLAAMDLIASALTRERIALTEMDPRSDEARYCLGEYYAELGRRFKQGFDVSLSRDPDAKDMRRPRGSFIVAMSDTLPIGCIGLKGTDHGYAEIKRLWVAPSARGLGLGKRLMDAAEDAARTLGIALLRLDTNSALPEAGRLYRTTGWREIPRFNDDPYPDLFFEKRL is encoded by the coding sequence ATGCTCGATCCTGTTTCCCGCGTCCGCCGCTTCAACCGTGCCGTGACTTCTGCCGTCGGCGCGCTCGACACCTCGTTCCTCGGGCGCGGACGGCCGCTTGGTGCGGCGCGCGTGCTCAATGCAATCGGGCAAGGGCGTTCGGATGTGGCTGACATCCGCGACTATCTCGGCCTGGATTCCGGGCTGATGAGCCGCCTGCTGCGCAGCCTCGAGGACGAAGGGCTGATCGAGACCGAAACGCATGAAGACGACGCACGACGTCGCGTTGCCAGCCTGACGCGCGCGGGCCGGCGCGAATTCGCGGCCTATGAGGCATTGTCGAACACGCAGGCCGAAGGTTTCCTCGCGCGGCATGCGCAGCGCGAAGCGCTGCTGGCGGCGATGGATCTGATCGCGTCGGCGCTGACGCGCGAGCGCATTGCACTCACCGAGATGGATCCGCGCAGCGACGAGGCCCGCTATTGCCTCGGCGAGTATTACGCCGAGCTCGGCCGCCGCTTCAAACAGGGTTTTGACGTCTCGCTGTCGCGCGATCCCGATGCCAAGGACATGCGCCGCCCGCGCGGCAGCTTCATCGTGGCGATGTCCGACACGCTGCCGATCGGTTGCATCGGCCTGAAGGGAACGGATCACGGTTATGCCGAGATCAAGCGCCTCTGGGTCGCGCCCTCCGCGCGTGGATTGGGGCTCGGCAAGCGCCTGATGGACGCCGCCGAGGATGCCGCACGCACGCTCGGCATCGCCCTCTTGCGGCTCGACACCAACAGCGCGCTGCCGGAAGCCGGCCGGCTCTACCGCACCACCGGCTGGCGTGAGATCCCGCGCTTCAATGACGACCCCTACCCGGATCTGTTTTTCGAAAAGCGCCTGTGA
- a CDS encoding LysR family transcriptional regulator, with translation MDRFDSMRLFVRLVERRSFTAAAADLGLPRSTASEVIRGLEARLGVRLLERTTRHVTPTLDGEDYYRRCVAILSEVEEAESAMRDAEPRGLLRVDAHPLLTRTFILPKLPEFLARHPLLELQIGQGDRLVDLVREGVDCVIRAGQPDDSGMIQRRLGTVAEITVASPAYLAQHGTPTAPDALDGHQMVGFISSRTGDVLPLEFSVGGTLREIMLPSRIRVNNSDTMSDLARLGFGMVQAPRYRFEQDLASGALVEVLPNFPPSPTPLSALYPQNRQLTLRLRIFLDWIGRIFAEAKL, from the coding sequence ATGGACCGTTTCGACTCCATGCGCCTGTTCGTCCGCCTCGTCGAAAGGCGCAGCTTTACCGCCGCCGCTGCCGATCTCGGCCTGCCGCGCTCGACGGCGAGCGAGGTGATCCGCGGCCTCGAGGCGCGTCTCGGCGTGCGCCTGCTCGAGCGCACCACGCGCCATGTCACGCCGACCCTCGACGGCGAGGACTATTACCGCCGCTGTGTCGCGATCCTGTCGGAGGTGGAGGAGGCGGAAAGCGCGATGCGCGACGCCGAGCCGCGCGGCCTGCTGCGCGTCGATGCGCATCCGCTTTTGACGCGCACCTTCATCCTGCCAAAACTGCCGGAATTCCTGGCGCGTCATCCGCTCTTGGAGTTGCAGATCGGGCAGGGCGACCGCCTGGTCGATCTCGTGCGCGAGGGCGTCGATTGCGTCATTCGCGCTGGCCAGCCCGATGACAGCGGCATGATCCAGCGCCGCCTCGGCACGGTCGCGGAGATTACAGTGGCAAGTCCGGCCTATCTCGCACAGCACGGCACGCCCACAGCGCCGGACGCGCTCGACGGGCACCAGATGGTCGGCTTCATTTCGTCGCGAACGGGCGACGTGCTGCCGCTGGAATTTTCGGTCGGCGGCACCTTGCGCGAGATCATGCTGCCAAGCCGGATCCGGGTGAACAATTCCGACACGATGTCGGATCTGGCGCGGCTCGGCTTTGGCATGGTCCAGGCGCCGCGCTACCGTTTCGAGCAAGATCTCGCCAGCGGCGCGCTGGTCGAGGTGCTGCCGAACTTTCCGCCGTCGCCGACGCCACTCTCGGCGCTGTACCCGCAAAATCGCCAGCTCACGCTGCGCCTGCGTATCTTCCTCGACTGGATCGGCCGCATCTTTGCCGAGGCGAAGCTTTAG
- a CDS encoding Ohr family peroxiredoxin, whose amino-acid sequence MTTAAKVLFTGQAHVTAGHDGAARSQDGQLDIKLPQPHPAAENLFAAAWSACYLGAIGLAAAQRKVKLPQEPSVDTAIDLNNAASGFFLRARLDVSVPGVDRAVAQELIEAAHGICPYSKAVHGNIEVTTTLV is encoded by the coding sequence ATGACCACCGCTGCAAAAGTTCTCTTCACAGGCCAGGCCCACGTTACCGCCGGCCATGACGGCGCCGCACGCTCGCAGGACGGCCAGCTCGACATCAAGCTGCCGCAGCCGCACCCGGCCGCCGAAAACCTGTTCGCCGCCGCCTGGTCGGCTTGCTACCTCGGCGCCATCGGGCTCGCCGCCGCCCAGCGCAAGGTCAAGCTGCCGCAAGAGCCGTCGGTCGATACCGCGATCGACCTGAACAATGCGGCCAGCGGCTTTTTCCTGCGCGCCCGCCTCGACGTCAGCGTGCCCGGTGTCGATCGCGCAGTTGCGCAGGAGCTGATCGAGGCCGCGCACGGCATCTGCCCTTACTCCAAGGCCGTCCACGGCAACATCGAAGTGACAACAACCCTCGTCTGA
- a CDS encoding O-methyltransferase, giving the protein MVSEHSPIADPRVNAVIARLQAARQRPSGGGPRGNAFASRDPQAYAEQGFSIHPEQGELIYLLCRGLRATRVAEFATSVGMSTLYFAAAIRDNGGGTVIGSEIVPAKVEAAKRNLTEAGLADYAEIREGDARQTLRDLGGPVDFVLIDGWPGDKGPSLAREVIEIVAPQLLVGGYVMNDNAEPDYLAFIRDPNNGFVSMTLPLKGGTELSLKVR; this is encoded by the coding sequence ATGGTGAGTGAACACAGTCCGATTGCCGATCCGCGCGTCAACGCCGTGATCGCGCGCTTGCAGGCCGCGCGTCAACGCCCGTCCGGCGGCGGCCCGCGCGGCAATGCCTTTGCGAGCCGCGATCCGCAGGCCTATGCCGAGCAGGGTTTTTCGATCCATCCCGAGCAGGGCGAGCTGATCTATCTCTTGTGCCGCGGCCTGCGTGCCACGCGCGTCGCGGAGTTCGCGACCTCGGTCGGCATGTCGACGCTGTATTTTGCCGCGGCGATCCGCGACAATGGCGGCGGCACCGTGATCGGCTCGGAGATCGTGCCGGCCAAGGTCGAAGCCGCCAAACGCAACCTCACTGAAGCGGGTCTCGCCGACTACGCCGAGATCCGTGAAGGCGACGCGCGACAGACGCTGCGCGATCTCGGCGGCCCCGTCGATTTCGTCCTGATCGACGGCTGGCCGGGCGACAAAGGCCCCTCGCTCGCGCGCGAAGTGATCGAGATCGTCGCACCGCAGCTGCTCGTCGGCGGCTATGTCATGAACGACAACGCCGAGCCGGATTACCTCGCCTTCATCCGCGATCCCAACAACGGTTTTGTGTCGATGACACTGCCACTGAAGGGCGGGACGGAGCTCAGCCTGAAGGTGAGGTGA
- a CDS encoding ester cyclase, with protein sequence MTPAELAHIYRGYIACLNRQDWTALGQFVHDEVVHNARPLGLTGYRAMLEQDFREIPDLRFNIDLLISEPPRIASRLKFDCMPAGTFLGLAVNGRRVSFCENVFYEFRDGKIRQVWSIVDKAAIEAQL encoded by the coding sequence ATGACGCCAGCCGAACTCGCTCACATCTATCGCGGCTATATTGCTTGCCTGAACCGGCAGGATTGGACAGCACTCGGCCAATTTGTGCATGACGAGGTCGTGCACAATGCGCGGCCACTTGGGCTGACAGGCTATCGCGCGATGCTGGAGCAGGATTTTCGCGAGATCCCGGACTTGCGTTTCAACATCGACCTGCTGATCTCCGAGCCACCGCGCATCGCCAGCCGGCTGAAATTCGATTGCATGCCGGCCGGCACGTTCCTCGGGCTGGCCGTGAACGGCAGGCGTGTGTCATTCTGCGAAAACGTGTTCTACGAATTCCGCGACGGAAAGATCCGGCAGGTATGGTCGATCGTCGACAAGGCGGCGATCGAAGCGCAGCTCTGA
- a CDS encoding carboxymuconolactone decarboxylase family protein, with protein MSRVSIKTRDDLPEALRPLWDKMTTYGAFENQAGVMAHRLPIFKHMWSLLVDLASEGLVSKRHLELALVTVSLLNKCDYCVSHHAPKLAVQGVSEEGAARLVDYKDHPELDERDKLVVEYSIAVTNNWNKTRDEIFARLRAHFSEAEIVELTWRIALCGAFNRFNDILQLEVEQGVPHSEAAE; from the coding sequence ATGTCGCGCGTTTCGATCAAGACCAGGGACGATCTGCCGGAAGCATTGCGACCGCTGTGGGACAAGATGACGACCTACGGCGCGTTCGAGAACCAGGCCGGTGTGATGGCGCATCGTCTGCCGATCTTCAAGCACATGTGGTCGTTGCTGGTCGATCTCGCGAGCGAGGGCCTGGTGTCGAAACGCCATCTCGAGCTCGCGCTGGTGACGGTGTCGCTGCTCAACAAATGCGATTATTGCGTCTCGCACCACGCGCCGAAGCTGGCGGTGCAAGGCGTGTCGGAGGAGGGCGCCGCGCGCCTGGTCGACTACAAGGATCACCCCGAGCTCGATGAGCGCGACAAGCTCGTCGTCGAATATTCCATCGCCGTCACCAACAACTGGAACAAGACGCGCGACGAGATTTTTGCCCGCCTTCGCGCCCATTTCTCGGAAGCAGAGATCGTCGAGCTGACCTGGCGCATCGCGCTGTGCGGCGCCTTCAACCGCTTCAACGACATCCTTCAGCTCGAGGTCGAGCAGGGCGTGCCTCACAGTGAGGCCGCCGAGTAG
- a CDS encoding MarR family winged helix-turn-helix transcriptional regulator → MARLSKSTDKGRKLSNFLCFAVYSANLAFGRAYKPLLDKVGLTYTQYIAMVALSDEDELTVSALGEKLFLESNTLTPILKKLEQMGFISRHRDPTDERQVRIGLMPAGRKLIEQDLGKSVIEATGLGDEFPVVQKTVSRLRDNLLRATQVDSEKKR, encoded by the coding sequence GTGGCCCGTCTTTCCAAATCCACCGATAAAGGCCGAAAACTGTCGAATTTCCTGTGCTTTGCCGTCTATTCGGCCAATCTGGCCTTCGGCCGCGCTTACAAGCCGCTGCTGGACAAGGTCGGCCTGACCTACACCCAGTACATCGCCATGGTGGCGCTGTCGGACGAGGACGAGCTGACCGTCAGCGCGCTGGGCGAAAAGCTGTTCCTGGAATCCAACACGCTGACGCCGATCCTGAAGAAGCTCGAGCAGATGGGATTCATCAGCCGCCACCGCGATCCCACCGACGAGCGGCAGGTGCGGATCGGCCTGATGCCGGCCGGCCGCAAGCTGATCGAGCAGGATCTCGGCAAATCCGTGATCGAGGCGACCGGTCTCGGCGATGAATTTCCGGTGGTGCAGAAGACGGTGAGCCGGCTGCGCGACAATCTCTTGCGGGCGACACAGGTGGACAGCGAGAAGAAGCGCTGA